From one Catellatospora sp. IY07-71 genomic stretch:
- a CDS encoding RtcB family protein, which produces MPFQTITGTMAPLRLWADPAGVDERAMEQLRNVAGLPWTHSVAVMPDVHVGIGATVGSVIAMRSAVAPAAVGVDIGCGMTAQLTSLRAHQLPDDLGRLRAEIEKAVPVGLGLHKHSVDVDHLNTGLRGWHRFWTDFDDLSAQRVLRRKGRAMQQLGTLGGGNHFIEVCLDGEERVWLMLHSGSRGIGNDLAQYHIAKAKDLPHNADLADPDLAVFVTGEPTMDAYRRDLFWAQDYARRNRAVMMALLRDVVRRQFKKVEFEPEISCHHNYVAEEVHDEQELLVTRKGAIRAGRGDLGIIPGSMGASSFIVRGLGSAESLHSASHGAGRRMSRTQARKQFSAKDLAEQTRGVECRKDSGVVDEIPAAYKDIDEVMAQQSDLVTVVARLKQIICVKG; this is translated from the coding sequence ATGCCGTTCCAGACCATCACCGGCACCATGGCGCCGCTGCGGCTGTGGGCCGATCCCGCGGGCGTCGACGAACGCGCCATGGAGCAGCTGCGCAACGTCGCCGGGCTGCCGTGGACGCACTCGGTCGCGGTCATGCCCGACGTCCACGTCGGCATCGGCGCGACGGTGGGCTCGGTCATCGCGATGCGCAGCGCGGTCGCGCCCGCCGCGGTGGGCGTCGACATCGGCTGCGGCATGACCGCCCAGCTGACGTCGCTGCGCGCCCACCAGCTGCCCGACGACCTGGGCAGACTCCGCGCGGAGATCGAGAAGGCCGTGCCGGTGGGCCTCGGCCTGCACAAGCACTCGGTCGACGTCGACCATCTGAACACCGGACTGCGCGGCTGGCACCGCTTCTGGACCGACTTCGACGACCTGTCGGCCCAGCGCGTGCTGCGCCGCAAGGGCCGGGCCATGCAGCAGCTCGGCACCCTCGGCGGCGGCAACCACTTCATCGAGGTGTGCCTGGACGGCGAGGAACGGGTCTGGCTGATGCTGCACTCGGGTTCGCGCGGCATCGGCAACGACCTGGCGCAATACCACATCGCGAAGGCCAAGGACCTGCCGCACAACGCCGACCTGGCCGACCCGGACCTGGCCGTCTTCGTCACCGGCGAGCCCACGATGGACGCCTACCGGCGGGACCTGTTCTGGGCGCAGGACTACGCCCGGCGCAACCGCGCGGTGATGATGGCGCTGCTGCGGGACGTGGTGCGGCGGCAGTTCAAGAAGGTCGAGTTCGAGCCGGAGATCTCCTGCCACCACAACTACGTCGCGGAGGAGGTCCACGACGAGCAGGAGCTGCTGGTCACCCGCAAGGGCGCGATCCGCGCCGGCCGGGGCGACCTCGGCATCATCCCGGGTTCGATGGGCGCCTCGTCGTTCATCGTGCGTGGGCTCGGCTCGGCCGAGTCGCTGCACTCGGCCTCACACGGGGCCGGCCGCAGGATGAGCCGCACCCAGGCCCGCAAGCAGTTCAGCGCTAAGGACCTGGCCGAGCAGACCCGGGGCGTGGAGTGCCGTAAGGACAGCGGCGTGGTCGACGAGATCCCGGCGGCGTACAAGGACATCGACGAGGTCATGGCCCAGCAGTCCGACCTGGTCACCGTCGTGGCCCGCCTCAAGCAGATCATCTGCGTCAAGGGCTGA
- a CDS encoding DUF3103 family protein yields the protein MHALRRLLLPLCTALAVALPALPATAAPAPAAPVSGVATALDTLARQVAGSLSDHAVRDRLGAALLTGPVDLSALRADAALTGRAQAADRAVRTAKGLPEATGSLVRARLATDAMRAALASGATPLVAAAPNDDEDAAVVAYAPDGRQVRLDPRRAPAQPVVVIEVDVAKALPAGLDVVRRELARNGVTGAATRAGGYWATKVNAVRLSDDEEPWIKGAAEIYSIVGGFGLDGKAKVDIVQLPYLDHDGTTYHPNQLLVHFSGYKYDLADVVMMEDDGDTNYQQLASAIATALLTIFDLGVYIPLVDPILSAIPTSWWTDDPDYVDSWYTLSTASSGRLNGAAANGWLEVSPYWVSEL from the coding sequence ATGCACGCCCTGCGCCGCCTTCTCCTGCCCCTGTGCACGGCCCTCGCCGTCGCCCTGCCCGCGCTGCCCGCCACGGCCGCCCCGGCCCCCGCCGCCCCGGTTTCCGGCGTGGCGACCGCCCTGGACACGCTCGCCCGGCAGGTGGCCGGCTCGCTGTCCGATCACGCCGTCCGCGACCGGCTCGGCGCCGCGCTGCTGACCGGACCCGTCGACCTGTCCGCGCTACGGGCCGACGCCGCCCTCACCGGCCGCGCCCAGGCGGCCGACCGTGCCGTACGCACCGCCAAGGGCCTCCCCGAGGCCACCGGCTCGCTGGTCCGCGCCCGGCTGGCCACCGACGCGATGCGCGCCGCCCTGGCCTCAGGCGCGACCCCGCTGGTGGCGGCCGCGCCGAACGACGACGAGGACGCGGCGGTCGTCGCGTACGCCCCCGACGGCCGGCAGGTCCGGCTCGACCCTCGGCGCGCCCCCGCCCAGCCCGTCGTCGTCATCGAGGTGGACGTCGCCAAGGCGCTGCCCGCAGGCCTGGACGTGGTGCGCCGGGAACTCGCCCGCAACGGCGTCACCGGCGCCGCCACGCGCGCCGGAGGCTACTGGGCCACCAAGGTCAACGCGGTGCGCCTGTCCGACGACGAGGAGCCCTGGATCAAGGGCGCGGCCGAGATCTACAGCATCGTCGGCGGGTTCGGCCTCGACGGCAAGGCCAAGGTCGACATCGTCCAGCTGCCCTACCTCGACCACGACGGCACGACGTATCACCCCAATCAGCTGCTCGTCCACTTCTCCGGCTACAAGTACGACCTCGCCGACGTGGTGATGATGGAGGACGACGGCGACACCAACTACCAACAGCTCGCCTCGGCCATCGCCACGGCGCTGCTGACCATCTTCGACCTGGGGGTGTACATCCCGCTGGTCGACCCGATCCTGTCGGCGATCCCGACGTCCTGGTGGACGGACGACCCCGACTATGTGGACTCGTGGTACACCCTGTCCACCGCGAGCAGCGGCCGCCTCAACGGCGCCGCCGCCAACGGCTGGCTGGAGGTCAGCCCGTACTGGGTGTC
- a CDS encoding PadR family transcriptional regulator: MGARDGDDSATAGSTLGYALLSLLTRGPATGYQLASRVKAPIGHFWTAKHSQIYPELARLAAAGWVRAAEEAGPGPRAKKTYELTPEGLAALRAWLVVPPVAQPRSEITLKAYAANSGDPAAMAALYGDLAAQAARTLAEYEQDAADMRAQGMDDPAHPRFGNYAVLLMGLESQRVVHRWSAWLAASLDGGAPVPYPHPPAPRDNGY; the protein is encoded by the coding sequence ATGGGAGCCCGCGACGGTGACGATTCGGCAACGGCCGGTTCGACGCTGGGCTATGCGCTGCTCTCCCTGCTCACCCGCGGCCCGGCGACCGGCTACCAGCTCGCGAGCAGGGTCAAGGCGCCGATCGGCCACTTCTGGACGGCGAAGCACAGCCAGATCTATCCCGAGCTGGCCCGGCTCGCGGCCGCCGGCTGGGTGCGTGCCGCCGAGGAGGCCGGGCCGGGTCCGCGCGCGAAGAAGACGTACGAGCTGACCCCCGAGGGGCTCGCCGCGCTGCGGGCCTGGCTGGTCGTGCCGCCCGTGGCGCAGCCGCGCAGCGAGATCACGCTCAAGGCGTACGCGGCCAACAGCGGCGACCCGGCGGCGATGGCCGCGCTCTACGGCGACCTCGCCGCGCAGGCCGCGCGCACCCTGGCCGAATACGAGCAGGACGCCGCGGACATGCGTGCCCAGGGCATGGACGACCCGGCGCATCCCCGGTTCGGCAACTACGCCGTGCTGCTCATGGGCCTGGAGTCGCAGCGCGTCGTGCACCGCTGGTCGGCCTGGCTGGCCGCGTCGCTGGACGGCGGCGCGCCGGTGCCCTATCCCCACCCGCCCGCCCCGCGGGACAATGGATATTGA